A region from the Lolium perenne isolate Kyuss_39 chromosome 4, Kyuss_2.0, whole genome shotgun sequence genome encodes:
- the LOC127348192 gene encoding uncharacterized protein, with the protein MPRDQTNAGVGAAGRDGVKLSPDMVANIHGRLGILDRLAFASVFRESCEALEAPWIILPGKTPEKATLFSLVDQRSVVVHAPEPALRGHAIIGSSSGWLATADGRGRMSLVNPVSGEQRALPAITTIPGLEEEYDGVFAFPLKPFVRGPPYAGGREPCGSFTMKAEHMRGYLYRKVVLSDSPGGGGYGTAMLITGQQFGVVAFATAKDAAWRLAPSRDGVEDAIHHDGRFYSVTYSGAVEAWEHDADTGEFMSKAVTPRLDNNADGGDPTCHRKYLVAAPGGQLMVVLKHWKETKDDEFDSGRWTCSFKVQVLEGGQWKERDDIGEGALFIGANESVYVSTRVHLDLKDGHVYYTEDDLSFWGNCRCDKDRRVVRVFCLKDGTEGNVEGLGQHWSWPPPAWFTP; encoded by the coding sequence ATGCCGCGAGATCAAACAAACGCCGGCGTCGGCGCCGCCGGCCGCGACGGTGTGAAGCTCTCGCCGGACATGGTGGCGAACATCCACGGCCGGCTTGGCATCCTCGATCGGCTCGCCTTCGCGTCGGTGTTCCGCGAGTCGTGCGAAGCGTTGGAGGCGCCGTGGATCATCCTCCCCGGCAAGACCCCGGAGAAGGCGACGCTCTTCTCACTCGTGGACCAGCGCTCCGTGGTGGTGCACGCCCCGGAACCCGCGCTGCGCGGGCACGCCATCATCGGCTCCTCCAGCGGGTGGCTGGCCACCGCCGACGGCAGGGGCCGGATGAGCCTTGTCAACCCGGTGAGCGGCGAGCAGCGCGCTCTCCCGGCCATCACCACCATCCCAGGCCTGGAGGAGGAGTATGACGGGGTCTTCGCCTTCCCGCTAAAACCCTTCGTCAGGGGGCCCCCGTACGCCGGCGGCCGCGAGCCGTGCGGGTCGTTCACGATGAAGGCTGAGCACATGCGTGGCTACCTCTACCGTAAGGTGGTCCTCTCGGATTCCCCCGGTGGTGGAGGCTACGGCACCGCCATGCTGATTACGGGCCAGCAGTTTGGTGTGGTGGCCTTCGCGACGGCCAAGGACGCGGCGTGGAGGCTGGCTCCCTCGCGCGACGGCGTGGAGGACGCCATCCACCACGACGGCAGGTTCTACTCCGTCACGTACTCGGGTGCCGTGGAAGCGTGGGAGCACGACGCGGACACCGGCGAGTTCATGAGTAAGGCTGTCACGCCGAGGCTTGACAATAATGCCGACGGCGGCGACCCGACGTGCCACCGCAAGTACCTCGTGGCGGCGCCGGGCGGGCAGCTGATGGTCGTGCTCAAGCACTGGAAGGAGACCAAGGACGACGAGTTCGACAGTGGGCGGTGGACCTGCTCATTCAAGGTGCAGGTCCTGGAGGGAGGGCAGTGGAAGGAGAGGGACGACATCGGCGAGGGCGCGCTGTTCATCGGGGCCAACGAGTCTGTGTACGTGTCGACGAGGGTGCACCTGGATCTCAAGGACGGCCACGTCTACTACACGGAGGATGATCTGAGTTTCTGGGGGAACTGTCGCTGCGACAAAGACCGGCGTGTCGTCCGGGTGTTCTGCCTCAAGGACGGCACGGAGGGGAATGTCGAGGGGCTCGGGCAGCACTGGAGCTGGCCTCCGCCGGCGTGGTTCACGCCTTGA